In a genomic window of Alcanivorax sp.:
- a CDS encoding MG2 domain-containing protein has translation MSTRGLPFFRLVMLFLALSLGACDTGEKGATDSPPKQDKADTQTTQPAPAQLDSRWQAHLASSPSGVISARAPLVVRFNHPVIAADKLDQPVSGVARLVPEIPADIRFTAEDRLEIHPSEPLPAGENLTLMLYAQSLNGVDETLPPAEFPLQVMRQQLSLTVQSLLPADDGEQMVLTGSLETRDLADEDRVEKSLRASQDNQSLPVSWEHDKAGLRHGFTVSGIRRGDQASQVTLGWNGSSLGVENQGERHYNVPAVAAFEVTNVRAVNYPKPHVEVNFSEALQGSQNLNGLVTLNGKAPRLEVDGSRLRVYPQDDKEENVALVIDAGLRSASHGRLAEKLEKTVTLMMTKPGVRFVGKGTILPDGKQLSVPFEAVGIRSVKVQAFRVFDDNIGNYLQGSELDEGDMDTRTGRYLWQKTLELPVNGDGWQRYHLDLTELMAKHPNGLVHLTLTIDGDDITYTCPDNALTRETTLPDNYEGPGQEQDQPDRLADYYRDAGYLSWYEQDNPCSDSYYRYNDLASSTRAFLASNLGLIAKRGQDDTLHVVATTLDNNEPAAEVVVKAYNYQQQQVGMGLTDEEGMASLKLDGTPFYLQAVKDRDTGFLKVARNRALPTNQFNTSGQTVRDGLKGFFYGERDVWRPGDDIHLTFILEDKNDVLPDDHPLTLDWFDPRGNKVKSYSLDQPVGDFYAFTLSTREDAPTGNWRAVARLGQRYFDTPVRVEAIKPNRLKIDLELPEQLPANEAAQVGLFTQWLNGATAANLKADVKVRVTATTTRFDGLNAYHFDDSTRALSSEPFTAFEANVDGQGKARFPLTIPVEQTPGMLRATLTTRVFENSGDYSTQVRSVPVYPFKHWVGMQVPQGSGWGGALSRDGKHPIDLISVNSQGKPVDGRPLDITIYEIDWRWWWDRSGDDLSNFISDPNTKVVTQAQLTTDAQGRGQWTLDGNNYDWGRHLIRVCDRQSDHCTSQTVYLGWSSDQASGSQDAATRLSLSADKEGYQVGETARVELPAVSEGRLLVSLENGSRVLDHYWLPASGQVLCWLIINCIGSALCQRGDCRFSG, from the coding sequence ATGTCAACGAGGGGATTGCCGTTTTTCCGGTTAGTGATGCTGTTCTTGGCATTATCACTGGGCGCCTGTGATACCGGAGAGAAGGGGGCCACCGACTCACCACCCAAACAGGATAAAGCCGACACGCAAACCACTCAGCCCGCGCCGGCACAGCTGGATAGTCGCTGGCAGGCTCACCTGGCGTCTTCCCCCTCCGGGGTGATCAGTGCCCGGGCCCCGTTGGTGGTGCGTTTCAATCACCCGGTCATTGCGGCAGACAAGCTTGACCAGCCGGTCTCCGGTGTCGCCCGGCTGGTGCCGGAAATACCGGCGGACATTCGCTTTACTGCCGAAGACCGGCTGGAAATCCACCCCTCGGAACCACTGCCCGCCGGTGAAAACCTGACCCTGATGCTCTATGCCCAGAGTCTGAACGGTGTGGATGAAACGCTACCCCCGGCAGAATTCCCCCTGCAGGTCATGCGCCAGCAACTGAGCCTGACCGTGCAATCCCTGCTGCCAGCGGATGATGGCGAGCAGATGGTGCTCACCGGCAGCCTGGAAACCCGGGATCTGGCAGACGAAGATAGGGTGGAAAAAAGCCTGCGCGCCAGCCAGGACAATCAAAGCCTCCCGGTAAGCTGGGAGCACGACAAGGCCGGCTTGCGCCATGGTTTTACCGTATCCGGTATCCGCCGGGGCGACCAGGCCAGTCAGGTGACCCTGGGCTGGAATGGCAGCTCGCTGGGCGTGGAAAATCAGGGTGAGCGCCATTACAACGTCCCTGCGGTAGCGGCCTTCGAAGTCACCAATGTGCGGGCAGTGAACTACCCGAAACCCCATGTGGAAGTGAATTTTTCCGAGGCCCTGCAAGGCTCCCAGAACCTCAACGGCCTGGTCACCCTGAATGGCAAGGCGCCACGCCTGGAGGTGGACGGCAGTCGCCTGCGGGTCTACCCCCAGGATGACAAGGAAGAGAATGTGGCGCTGGTGATCGACGCCGGCCTGCGCTCCGCCAGTCATGGCCGGCTGGCGGAAAAGCTGGAAAAAACCGTCACCCTGATGATGACCAAGCCCGGTGTGCGCTTTGTCGGCAAGGGCACCATCCTGCCGGATGGCAAGCAGCTCAGCGTCCCTTTTGAGGCCGTCGGTATTCGCTCAGTGAAGGTGCAGGCCTTCCGGGTGTTTGACGACAATATTGGCAATTATCTGCAGGGCAGTGAGCTGGATGAGGGTGACATGGATACCCGCACTGGCCGCTATTTGTGGCAGAAAACCCTTGAGCTTCCCGTCAACGGCGACGGTTGGCAGCGCTATCATCTGGACCTGACCGAGCTGATGGCCAAACATCCCAATGGTCTGGTCCATCTCACCCTGACCATTGATGGCGACGACATCACTTATACCTGCCCGGACAATGCCCTGACCCGTGAGACAACCCTGCCGGATAACTACGAAGGCCCGGGGCAGGAACAGGACCAACCGGACCGGTTGGCGGATTATTACCGTGATGCCGGCTACCTGAGCTGGTACGAACAGGACAACCCCTGCTCAGACAGTTACTACCGCTATAACGACCTGGCCTCCAGCACCCGTGCCTTCCTGGCGTCCAACCTGGGCCTGATCGCCAAGCGCGGCCAGGACGATACCCTGCACGTGGTGGCCACCACCCTGGACAACAATGAGCCCGCCGCCGAGGTGGTGGTGAAGGCCTATAATTACCAGCAGCAACAGGTAGGTATGGGGCTCACCGATGAGGAGGGCATGGCCAGCCTCAAGCTGGATGGCACGCCTTTCTATCTGCAGGCGGTAAAAGATCGCGACACCGGTTTCCTGAAAGTGGCCCGCAACCGGGCCTTGCCCACCAACCAGTTCAACACCAGCGGCCAGACCGTGCGCGATGGTCTGAAAGGGTTTTTCTACGGGGAACGGGATGTGTGGCGCCCGGGCGATGACATCCACCTGACCTTTATTCTCGAAGATAAAAACGACGTGCTGCCCGACGACCACCCGCTCACTCTGGACTGGTTCGATCCCCGTGGAAACAAGGTGAAAAGCTACAGCCTGGATCAGCCGGTGGGGGACTTTTATGCCTTTACCCTGAGCACCCGCGAAGACGCCCCCACCGGTAACTGGCGCGCCGTGGCCCGGCTGGGGCAGCGCTATTTCGATACCCCGGTGCGGGTGGAAGCGATCAAGCCCAACCGGCTGAAGATCGACCTGGAATTGCCCGAGCAGCTACCCGCCAACGAAGCGGCGCAGGTGGGCCTGTTTACTCAATGGCTCAACGGCGCCACCGCCGCCAACCTGAAAGCGGATGTGAAAGTGCGAGTGACGGCGACCACGACTCGCTTCGATGGTCTCAATGCCTATCATTTCGATGACAGCACCCGCGCCCTCAGTAGCGAGCCCTTTACCGCCTTCGAAGCCAATGTGGACGGGCAGGGCAAGGCCCGCTTCCCGCTCACCATCCCGGTGGAACAGACCCCGGGCATGCTGCGCGCTACCCTGACCACCCGGGTGTTCGAAAACAGCGGTGATTACAGTACCCAGGTTCGCAGTGTGCCGGTCTACCCCTTCAAACACTGGGTTGGCATGCAGGTGCCGCAGGGCAGTGGTTGGGGCGGTGCGTTGTCCCGTGATGGCAAGCACCCGATCGACCTGATCAGCGTGAACAGCCAGGGCAAGCCGGTGGACGGCCGGCCGCTGGATATCACTATCTACGAAATCGACTGGCGCTGGTGGTGGGACCGCTCCGGCGACGACCTGAGCAATTTCATCAGCGACCCCAATACCAAGGTGGTTACCCAGGCACAGCTGACCACGGATGCACAAGGCCGGGGCCAATGGACGCTGGATGGCAACAACTATGACTGGGGTCGTCACCTGATTCGCGTCTGCGATCGACAAAGTGATCACTGCACCTCGCAGACCGTGTATCTGGGCTGGAGCAGCGACCAGGCCAGTGGCAGTCAGGATGCGGCTACCCGTTTGTCCCTCTCTGCGGACAAGGAAGGTTACCAGGTGGGAGAGACCGCCCGGGTAGAACTGCCTGCGGTCAGCGAAGGCCGCCTGCTGGTGAGCCTGGAAAATGGTTCCCGGGTGCTGGATCACTACTGGCTGCCGGCCAGTGGCCAGGTGCTATGTTGGCTGATCATTAATTGCATTGGAAGCGCATTATGTCAACGAGGGGATTGCCGTTTTTCCGGTTAG
- a CDS encoding alpha-2-macroglobulin family protein, producing the protein MALGGSDGADDGREKQRRRFPPVVKFLGPFTLDAGDSGTHEISLPPYMGQVRAMVVAGDNGAYGKADQDITVTQPLALLSTLPRVMGPGETVDLPVTVFVTDDAVKQVTLSVQADDDLFSVETGEAAMTFTGPSDQIAMLRLRANDRVGTGSVTVTATGGKHRASETVHLPVRAANPPTTRDTFKVLEKGETWALDYQPHGMTGTNSATLAVSALPAMGLERRLNYLLRYPHGCVEQTTSSVLPQLYLKQLVQLDAQQQQEIQTNITAGIERLKRFQLANGGFGYWPGQAQANDWGSTYAGHFLLEARRLGYAVPAGMMDDWVDYQTRRSQTLGNRPWEWSAEAYRQYTLALAGKPQVGAMNRLRERLQMAKQDYPRSASYHSGRWLLAAAYQQMGLSDVAAELTALEVENLEYDGASYTYGSTLRDQAIRLTVAQAQNREQEAWSLARDIADQLSGQSWYSTQTTAWSLMAMARYAGSQGGDHGYRFAWQEGKQGWQDIAATSPLTRQPLNAGGREGDDKQSLSVRNDSDRKEV; encoded by the coding sequence TTGGCCCTGGGCGGCTCCGATGGCGCCGATGATGGCCGCGAAAAACAGCGGCGGCGTTTCCCGCCGGTGGTGAAATTCCTTGGCCCCTTCACCCTGGATGCGGGTGATAGCGGCACTCACGAGATCAGCCTGCCGCCCTATATGGGGCAGGTCAGGGCCATGGTGGTGGCCGGTGACAATGGCGCCTACGGCAAGGCGGATCAGGACATCACCGTGACCCAGCCACTGGCGCTACTCAGTACCCTGCCGAGGGTCATGGGCCCGGGAGAAACCGTGGATTTGCCGGTAACGGTGTTCGTCACCGACGACGCGGTGAAGCAGGTCACGCTGTCCGTGCAGGCAGATGATGACCTGTTCAGCGTGGAAACCGGTGAGGCGGCGATGACCTTTACCGGACCGTCGGACCAGATCGCCATGCTGCGCCTGCGCGCCAACGATCGGGTAGGCACCGGCTCGGTCACGGTGACGGCCACAGGGGGCAAGCATCGCGCCAGCGAAACCGTGCACCTGCCGGTACGGGCAGCCAATCCGCCCACCACCCGCGATACCTTCAAGGTGCTGGAGAAAGGGGAAACCTGGGCGCTGGATTATCAGCCCCATGGCATGACCGGTACCAACAGCGCGACATTGGCAGTGAGTGCCTTGCCGGCCATGGGGCTGGAGCGACGGTTGAATTATCTGCTGCGCTATCCCCACGGCTGTGTTGAGCAAACCACGTCGTCGGTGCTGCCGCAGTTGTACTTGAAACAGCTGGTGCAACTGGATGCGCAGCAGCAACAGGAGATCCAAACGAACATTACCGCCGGCATTGAACGGCTCAAGCGCTTCCAGCTGGCCAACGGCGGCTTTGGCTATTGGCCCGGCCAGGCCCAGGCCAATGACTGGGGGTCTACCTATGCCGGGCACTTCCTGCTGGAAGCCAGAAGGCTGGGGTATGCGGTGCCCGCCGGCATGATGGATGACTGGGTCGACTACCAAACCCGTCGTAGTCAGACCCTGGGGAATCGTCCCTGGGAATGGAGCGCCGAGGCCTATCGCCAGTACACCCTGGCTCTGGCTGGTAAGCCCCAGGTGGGTGCCATGAACCGCCTGCGTGAGCGCCTGCAGATGGCGAAGCAGGATTATCCCCGCAGCGCCAGTTACCACAGCGGTCGCTGGTTGCTGGCGGCGGCCTATCAGCAGATGGGGCTCAGCGATGTGGCGGCGGAGCTGACCGCCCTGGAGGTGGAGAATCTGGAGTATGACGGCGCCAGCTATACCTATGGTTCCACCCTGCGCGATCAGGCCATCCGCCTGACCGTGGCCCAGGCACAGAACCGGGAGCAGGAGGCCTGGTCCCTGGCCCGGGATATAGCCGACCAGCTGTCCGGCCAGAGCTGGTACAGCACCCAGACCACTGCCTGGTCACTGATGGCCATGGCCCGCTATGCGGGGAGTCAGGGGGGCGATCACGGTTATCGCTTCGCCTGGCAGGAAGGCAAACAGGGCTGGCAGGATATCGCTGCCACCTCGCCGCTAACCCGCCAGCCGCTCAATGCTGGTGGCAGGGAAGGGGACGACAAGCAGTCGCTGAGCGTGCGCAACGATAGCGACCGCAAGGAGGTCTGA
- a CDS encoding NEW3 domain-containing protein, translating into MAKSGSEVRKLFVTLSQTGTPLPGNEAPVSEGLSLAVRFLVNDRPINPVSLTQGQDFTAQVTVTNTGSRLLEDVALTQILPSGWQLTSSRLDGSASNNEKVTYQDLRDDRVMHYFDLKPGSNNALTLSVDLNASFAGRFYLPAWTVEAMYDGRRQARSKGQWVEVKK; encoded by the coding sequence ATGGCAAAGTCGGGGAGCGAGGTTCGCAAGCTGTTCGTTACCCTCAGCCAGACCGGTACTCCGCTACCGGGCAACGAGGCGCCGGTGAGCGAAGGCTTGAGTCTGGCCGTACGGTTCCTGGTTAATGACAGGCCGATCAATCCGGTCAGCCTGACGCAGGGGCAGGATTTCACGGCGCAGGTGACGGTGACCAACACCGGCTCCCGCTTGCTCGAAGATGTGGCCCTGACCCAGATTCTGCCGTCCGGCTGGCAGCTGACCAGCAGCCGTCTGGATGGCAGTGCGAGCAATAACGAGAAGGTGACTTATCAGGATCTGCGCGACGACCGGGTGATGCATTACTTCGACCTGAAGCCCGGCAGCAACAATGCCCTGACCCTGAGCGTGGACCTGAACGCCTCTTTCGCCGGCCGTTTCTACCTGCCGGCCTGGACCGTGGAAGCCATGTACGACGGTCGCCGTCAGGCCCGCAGCAAAGGCCAGTGGGTGGAGGTGAAAAAGTAG
- a CDS encoding MG2 domain-containing protein, whose protein sequence is MSTRGLPFFRLVMLFLALSLGACDTGEKGATDSPPKQDKADTQTTQPAPAQLDSRWQAHLASSPSGVISARAPLVVRFNHPVIAADKLDQPVSGVARLVPEIPADIRFTAEDRLEIHPSEPLPAGENLTLMLYAQSLNGVDETLPPAEFPLQVMRQQLSLTVQSLLPADDGEQMVLTGSLETRDLADEDRVEKSLRASQDNQSLPVSWEHDKAGLRHGFTVSGIRRGDQASQVTLGWNGSSLGVENQGERHYNVPAVAAFEVTNVRAVNYPKPHVEVNFSEALQGSQNLNGLVTLNGKAPRLEVDGSRLRVYPQDDKEENVALVIDAGLRSASHGRLAEKLEKTVTLMMTKPGVRFVGKGTILPDGKQLSVPFEAVGIRSVKVQAFRVFDDNIGNYLQGSELDEGDMDTRTGRYLWQKTLELPVNGDGWQRYHLDLTELMAKHPNGLVHLTLTIDGDDITYTCPDNALTRETTLPDNYEGPGQEQDQPDRLADYYRDAGYLSWYEQDNPCSDSYYRYNDLASSTRAFLASNLGLIAKRGQDDTLHVVATTLDNNEPAAEVVVKAYNYQQQQVGMGLTDEEGMASLKLDGTPFYLQAVKDRDTGFLKVARNRALPTNQFNTSGQTVRDGLKGFFYGERDVWRPGDDIHLTFILEDKNDVLPDDHPLTLDWFDPRGNKVKSYSLDQPVGDFYAFTLSTREDAPTGNWRAVARLGQRYFDTPVRVEAIKPNRLKIDLELPEQLPANEAAQVGLFTQWLNGATAANLKADVKVRVTATTTRFDGLNAYHFDDSTRALSSEPFTAFEANVDGQGKARFPLTIPVEQTPGMLRATLTTRVFENSGDYSTQVRSVPVYPFKHWVGMQVPQGSGWGGALSRDGKHPIDLISVNSQGKPVDGRPLDITIYEIDWRWWWDRSGDDLSNFISDPNTKVVTQAQLTTDAQGRGQWTLDGNNYDWGRHLIRVCDRQSDHCTSQTVYLGWSSDQASGSQDAATRLSLSADKEGYQVGDTARVELPAVSEGHLLVSLENGSRVLDHYWLPASGQAQTLEIPVTAEMAPNVYVHVALLQPHQRDNDRPIRLYGIVPLLVEDPATRLQPQISAPQKVKPEESFTVEVSEKQGKPMTYTLALVDEGLLGLTNYRTPDPHGAFYRREALGVLTWDLFDMVVGAYGAELDRCCWPWAAPMAPMMAAKNSGGVSRRW, encoded by the coding sequence ATGTCAACGAGGGGATTGCCGTTTTTCCGGTTAGTGATGCTGTTCTTGGCATTATCACTGGGCGCCTGTGATACCGGAGAGAAGGGGGCCACCGACTCACCACCCAAACAGGATAAAGCCGACACGCAAACCACTCAGCCCGCGCCGGCACAGCTGGATAGTCGCTGGCAGGCTCACCTGGCGTCTTCCCCCTCCGGGGTGATCAGTGCCCGGGCCCCGTTGGTGGTGCGTTTCAATCACCCGGTCATTGCGGCAGACAAGCTTGACCAGCCGGTCTCCGGTGTCGCCCGGCTGGTGCCGGAAATACCGGCGGACATTCGCTTTACTGCCGAAGACCGGCTGGAAATCCACCCCTCGGAACCACTGCCCGCCGGTGAAAACCTGACCCTGATGCTCTATGCCCAGAGTCTGAACGGTGTGGATGAAACGCTACCCCCGGCAGAATTCCCCCTGCAGGTCATGCGCCAGCAACTGAGCCTGACCGTGCAATCCCTGCTGCCAGCGGATGATGGCGAGCAGATGGTGCTCACCGGCAGCCTGGAAACCCGGGATCTGGCAGACGAAGATAGGGTGGAAAAAAGCCTGCGCGCCAGCCAGGACAATCAAAGCCTCCCGGTAAGCTGGGAGCACGACAAGGCCGGCTTGCGCCATGGTTTTACCGTATCCGGTATCCGCCGGGGCGACCAGGCCAGTCAGGTGACCCTGGGCTGGAATGGCAGCTCGCTGGGCGTGGAAAATCAGGGTGAGCGCCATTACAACGTCCCTGCGGTAGCGGCCTTCGAAGTCACCAATGTGCGGGCAGTGAACTACCCGAAACCCCATGTGGAAGTGAATTTTTCCGAGGCCCTGCAAGGCTCCCAGAACCTCAACGGCCTGGTCACCCTGAATGGCAAGGCGCCACGCCTGGAGGTGGACGGCAGTCGCCTGCGGGTCTACCCCCAGGATGACAAGGAAGAGAATGTGGCGCTGGTGATCGACGCCGGCCTGCGCTCCGCCAGTCATGGCCGGCTGGCGGAAAAGCTGGAAAAAACCGTCACCCTGATGATGACCAAGCCCGGTGTGCGCTTTGTCGGCAAGGGCACCATCCTGCCGGATGGCAAGCAGCTCAGCGTCCCTTTTGAGGCCGTCGGTATTCGCTCAGTGAAGGTGCAGGCCTTCCGGGTGTTTGACGACAATATTGGCAATTATCTGCAGGGCAGTGAGCTGGATGAGGGTGACATGGATACCCGCACTGGCCGCTATTTGTGGCAGAAAACCCTTGAGCTTCCCGTCAACGGCGACGGTTGGCAGCGCTATCATCTGGACCTGACCGAGCTGATGGCCAAACATCCCAATGGTCTGGTCCATCTCACCCTGACCATTGATGGCGACGACATCACTTATACCTGTCCGGACAATGCCCTGACCCGTGAGACAACCCTGCCGGATAACTACGAAGGCCCGGGGCAGGAACAGGACCAACCGGACCGGTTGGCGGATTATTACCGTGATGCCGGCTACCTGAGCTGGTACGAACAGGACAACCCCTGCTCAGACAGTTACTACCGCTATAACGACCTGGCCTCCAGCACCCGTGCCTTCCTGGCGTCCAACCTGGGCCTGATCGCCAAGCGCGGCCAGGACGATACCCTGCACGTGGTGGCCACCACCCTGGACAACAATGAGCCCGCCGCCGAGGTGGTGGTGAAGGCCTATAATTACCAGCAGCAACAGGTAGGTATGGGGCTCACCGATGAGGAGGGCATGGCCAGCCTCAAGCTGGATGGCACGCCTTTCTATCTGCAGGCGGTAAAAGATCGCGACACCGGTTTCCTGAAAGTGGCCCGCAACCGGGCCTTGCCCACCAACCAGTTCAACACCAGCGGCCAGACCGTGCGCGATGGTCTGAAAGGGTTTTTCTACGGGGAACGGGATGTGTGGCGCCCGGGCGATGACATCCACCTGACCTTTATTCTCGAAGATAAAAACGACGTGCTGCCCGACGACCACCCGCTCACTCTGGACTGGTTCGATCCCCGTGGAAACAAGGTGAAAAGCTACAGCCTGGATCAGCCGGTGGGGGACTTTTATGCCTTTACCCTGAGCACCCGCGAAGACGCCCCCACCGGTAACTGGCGCGCCGTGGCCCGGCTGGGGCAGCGCTATTTCGATACCCCGGTGCGGGTGGAAGCGATCAAGCCCAACCGGCTGAAGATCGACCTGGAATTGCCCGAGCAGCTACCCGCCAACGAAGCGGCGCAGGTGGGCCTGTTTACTCAATGGCTCAACGGCGCCACCGCCGCCAACCTGAAAGCGGATGTGAAAGTGCGAGTGACGGCGACCACGACTCGCTTCGATGGTCTCAATGCCTATCATTTCGATGACAGCACCCGCGCCCTCAGTAGCGAGCCCTTTACCGCCTTCGAAGCCAATGTGGACGGGCAGGGCAAGGCCCGCTTCCCGCTCACCATCCCGGTGGAACAGACCCCGGGCATGCTGCGCGCTACCCTGACCACCCGGGTGTTCGAAAACAGCGGTGATTACAGTACCCAGGTTCGCAGTGTGCCGGTCTACCCCTTCAAACACTGGGTTGGCATGCAGGTGCCGCAGGGCAGTGGTTGGGGCGGTGCGTTGTCCCGTGATGGCAAGCACCCGATCGACCTGATCAGCGTGAACAGCCAGGGCAAGCCGGTGGACGGCCGGCCGCTGGATATCACTATCTACGAAATCGACTGGCGCTGGTGGTGGGACCGCTCCGGCGACGACCTGAGCAATTTCATCAGCGACCCCAATACCAAGGTGGTTACCCAGGCACAGCTGACCACGGATGCACAAGGCCGGGGCCAATGGACGCTGGATGGCAACAACTATGACTGGGGTCGTCACCTGATTCGCGTCTGCGATCGACAAAGTGATCACTGCACCTCGCAGACCGTGTATCTGGGCTGGAGCAGCGACCAGGCCAGTGGCAGTCAGGATGCGGCCACCCGTTTGTCCCTCTCTGCGGACAAGGAAGGTTACCAGGTGGGCGACACAGCCAGGGTAGAACTGCCTGCGGTCAGCGAAGGCCACCTGTTGGTGAGCCTGGAAAACGGTTCCCGGGTGCTGGATCACTACTGGCTGCCGGCCAGTGGCCAGGCTCAGACTTTGGAGATTCCGGTGACTGCCGAGATGGCGCCCAACGTGTATGTGCATGTGGCTTTGCTGCAACCGCACCAGCGCGACAACGACCGGCCCATCCGTCTGTACGGTATCGTGCCGTTACTGGTGGAAGACCCGGCCACCCGATTGCAGCCGCAGATAAGCGCGCCGCAAAAAGTGAAACCGGAAGAAAGCTTCACCGTGGAGGTCAGCGAAAAGCAGGGCAAGCCCATGACCTATACCCTGGCGCTGGTGGACGAGGGCCTGCTTGGCCTCACCAACTACCGCACCCCGGACCCCCACGGCGCCTTCTATCGTCGCGAAGCTCTGGGTGTGCTCACCTGGGATCTGTTCGACATGGTGGTCGGTGCCTACGGCGCCGAGCTGGACCGCTGCTGTTGGCCCTGGGCGGCTCCGATGGCGCCGATGATGGCCGCGAAAAACAGCGGCGGCGTTTCCCGCCGGTGGTGA
- a CDS encoding metal-dependent hydrolase — MKMHIMPIRRNLKFHVPDEKVLNWHSWGPTVTQFFNTLSLFFPEGERFFINSVRKYRDRIDDPELQEAVRAFIGQEAMHGREHEDYNQKMVEAGLPVDTQEAIVSKLLDVISKYTPNALQLSATVALEHLTAILADILLREPDLIDDSDESYQRLWHWHALEETEHKAVAFDVYQTVFGTGIKAWALRSVGLVLATTIFFSLFYPFYLINTWKVGQLFNLKGWWLSFKFQWLKPGGLRRVVIPWLDWFKPGFHPWDHDNREFLAEMDSLIGDADGYQKNEAA, encoded by the coding sequence GGCACAGTTGGGGCCCCACGGTCACCCAGTTCTTCAACACGCTTTCGCTGTTTTTCCCGGAAGGCGAGCGTTTCTTCATCAATAGCGTGCGCAAGTATCGTGACCGCATTGACGACCCGGAACTGCAGGAAGCAGTGCGAGCCTTTATTGGCCAGGAGGCCATGCACGGGCGCGAGCATGAGGACTACAACCAGAAGATGGTGGAAGCCGGGCTGCCGGTGGATACCCAGGAAGCCATTGTTTCCAAACTGCTGGATGTGATTTCCAAATACACTCCCAATGCTCTGCAACTCTCCGCCACCGTGGCACTGGAACACCTGACCGCCATTCTCGCCGATATCCTGCTGCGTGAGCCGGACCTGATCGACGATTCGGATGAGTCCTACCAGCGTCTGTGGCACTGGCACGCCCTGGAAGAAACCGAGCACAAGGCGGTCGCCTTTGATGTGTACCAGACCGTATTTGGTACCGGCATCAAGGCGTGGGCCCTGCGCAGTGTGGGCCTGGTCCTGGCCACCACCATTTTCTTCTCGCTGTTCTATCCCTTCTACCTGATCAACACCTGGAAGGTGGGCCAGTTGTTCAATCTGAAAGGCTGGTGGCTCTCGTTCAAGTTCCAGTGGCTGAAACCGGGCGGCCTGCGCCGGGTGGTGATTCCCTGGCTGGACTGGTTCAAGCCGGGCTTCCACCCCTGGGACCACGACAACCGGGAATTTCTGGCAGAAATGGATAGCCTGATCGGCGATGCGGACGGTTACCAGAAAAACGAAGCCGCCTGA